AGCTGTGGATACTGCGGAGTGGCCTGTCAAGCAGGAGGGGGACCGCGATCTCAGCCCAGTGCGTCAGTGGGTTCAGAGTGGCAGGAGGCCACCCTGGGAGGACGTGATGGGACTCTCCGTTGCTACAAAGGGCCTGTGGAGCAAGTTCTCGGTGCTGCGCCTGAAGGATGGCGTGCTTCAGCATGCGTGGAAGGAACCAGCCACTGGGGAGGAGAGGTGGCAGGTGGTGGTGCCCGGCGTTTTCCAAGAGGCGGTGCTGAGGGCCTGCCACGGGGCACCGGTTCGGGACACTTTGGTAGCGCGAAGACTCTCCGACGGCTGCAGCAAGGGTTCTACTGGGGTCAACATCGTCGAGACGTTGAGGACTTCTGCCGGCGTTGTGATGAATGTGCAGCCTACAAGGGGCCTCAGAACCAGTCACACGCACCGCTTCAGCAACAGAGGGTTGGGGCGCCCATGGAAAGGGTTGCTGTGGACAGCATGGGTCCTTTTCCCGTGACGGACAGAGGGAACTGTTATGTGCTGTGTGCGATGGATTACTTCACTAAGTGGCCAGAGGCATACGCACTTTTAGATCAGGAGGCAGAGACGGTGGCTGACGCGCTGCTGGAGGGCATGTTCTGTCGGTTTGGGACTGCTGACATTCTCCACAGTGACCAAAGCCGAAATTTCGAGTCCAAGGTTTTTGCTGTGCTTTGTGAGTGCCTGGACATGCAGAAGACACGCACCACCCCTTTGCATCCGCAGAGTGATGGCCTTGTGGAACGGTTTAACCGCAccatgcagcagcagctcgcCATCCTCACTTCCAATCACCAACGTGACTGGGACCGACACATTCCGCTTGTGCTGATGGCTTATCGTTGGACCGTTCAAAGTTCCACGAGTTGCACTACTGCTCTGCTGATGCTGGGCCGGGAAATCAGGAGGCCGGAGTTGTCGTTGGGGAGGCCACCTGGTGACTCTGAGGACCGACCGGGCGGGGCTGGAGTATGCCCGGAGACTGCAGGATCGACTGGAGGCGTCGCATGCATTCACCCGGGACCAGCTGGAGAAAGCCGGTGTGCGCCAGAAGCGGAACTACGACGTGCGGAGCAAGGGGCGGAACTTCCAGATCGATGACTTAGTTTGGGTGTACACACCCAAACGGAAGAAGGGGCGCTGCCCCAAGTTGGACAGCCATTGGGATGGCCCGTGCAGGGTGCTTGAGCGGGTGGGGGAGGTGGTCTACTGAGTGGCGGTTCCCCCTAGGGGCAGAAGGGGTGTCCTGCACCGAGACAGGTTGGCTCTGTACCGGGGCAGTGGGGTTCCCGTGTTTGAGGTTCCCCAGATTCCGCCAGTGTTGTCCCTGCTCAGCTGGCGGGCGGTGAAAGCGGCCCGGGCCGACCCCAGAGACGGAAGCGAAAGCCACGACGGCtggatgactttttttgttgaccCCTTGGGTCGAAGGGTTTCATAAAGGGGAGGGCAGTGTAATGTCCTGTATTATTTGTTGTCGTATCTGGGCGTGTGAGGGCGGGGCCAGGAGTGAGAAGTGACGTCATGCGGGTGGGTTGTGTGGGCTGGTTAGCTTGGCAATAAGTTGGTGTGAGGCACATGGGCGTGAGTTGTGGCCACCAGCAACTcctgtttgaatgtgtttttctgttgcctttttttgttataATAAAAGCGGCGATCAAACCGTCTGAACATCCTTCACGCACTGAGGGGcattacaatatatatatatatatatatatatatatatatatatatatataaatcagTGACGTGcagtgaggttcatgactggggaggcactgacgtcaaCCCCCATAAAATTCTCGGCAGCGACGGCCTGACGTTGATGGTTGATGAGAGGCTGAGAAGAACAAACAAGAGGGATGAGGCCCCCACCTCGATGCCCTGGCAGGTCACTTAGGGGGGTTGTTTGAGAGGGAGGAGTGAAGTCCCACTTAGAAAGGAAACACTACACTCCTGCGCGACAGATTTTCTTCTGAAAGCAATATGGTaatatgtattttaaataAGTTTTTAACTAGGCATTTTTAGTCTATGATCCTGTTTTCACTTTCACAAACATGTTCTTACTGCTGAAATGGCAtactgaaatgtaaataagagTATAGTGCTAATaaaaaacctgaaaaaaaaaaaatctgttcttATGAGTTTAATATCTGATGCGTCCCATATCCGGGGACCACatattaaattgatttttggaaTAGGGAGATGGAATAGGGACTTGCCCCATCCACTCCACGCATCGACCTGGTATAGCAGTACCTACAGGAACGGTGCACCCCCTCTACTGGTCAAATCCATAGTTcataagttaaaaaaacatttcaatccgTTCGcttcattttacttttgttcaagtaatgattgcacactttctgtaaatcGTATAAAcatcatttcacttctcaaatatcactgtcaGGGTCCGGGGTGGCGTACCCTTTTTGTCCACAGGGAGCAACAGTGAGCAGAGCAGCAGAGTGCAGAGGGCCCAGGTGCGACTCATCAGGCTCGTTAGAGGAGAGCTCTTAAGGAGCATGCTGTCAACTGCTCGTCGCCTGAGTGTCCCTTCGTTGTGATCTTCTCCACGGTTGTGCCTCTAGCTCCTCGCTCGTAGTTCTCGCCTTGCTCTCCGACGCCAAGTTCTTCAGATCCTCTGGTTCGCAGTAAGAGCTCCACCACAGCCACGTTGAATTCTCTGACCAAATCTTGTGCATCCTGCTTGTAGATTACCTCCACCGATCACCGCCAAGATCCACCCCGTCCTGGCTGAACTCCTCACGCTCCGCCACTGCTGCCACGCTCCGTGCTCCTGGCTCCGATCATCCCGCTCTACCTGCACCGCAgctcctccaataaacacgcACTCATTCTGGATGTCTGAGTTGGTTTTTCTGCATGTGGGTCAAATCAATCGCTAAAACGATGAcactgtgtttgtctgctatatcagtggtccccaaccttttttgcgccacgaaccggttacatgtcagaaatattttcgcggaccggcatttatataaataaataatacatttatataaataaataaataatacatttataataaatatataaatacgatgaaataaaatgatacgactgacataaaaccaagtacaaatgacaaaaataaaactcaccattacgttgaattagtgggagcactgagtttgtttctcagaaacgagccggtcccatctagacgtaatcagagacaatgacacccgaagtgattaaggtttgtcttttattgcaggatgcttggtctccatgtgttgaagcagttttgaatgcttcattgcctggttagttagcctgtcgccacatattagctttgcgggctcgactggcacgtgaccgggacgagtgtcttgacctgaattaattgatcgtcgataaaaaaaaaaattctgtgcggcttggcggcccggtaccaagtaaCCCacgtaccggtccgcggcccggtggttggggaccactgtgctatatgatatatttaacgGTAATTGCTGATCCGAGcaaccaatgatttataaaggaaaatcatgaaaatgatcaggggtgcccaaacatCTGCATCTGACTGTATATAGAGATAAAAGAAGGCTTTCCAGAAGTCTGGTAACAGGGTTGAGTTATTTCGATGACAGTTTCGATTGTGTCTCCAGACTTCCTCAGATGacacgtcagcagcacgtcgGACGACGCATCTGAGGAAGACTGGAGACACGGTCGAAACTGTCAAGCAGATAACATCCAGAATTTTTACTTGTCAGAACAAAACAATCTGCAGTATATAACAGGGTTAAGATTTAGAATTTAGCCATGAGTGGGTCTCAAGGGCTTCTCCATGTGAAAAGTGTCAAGATACATAAACAGCACAGGAAGACAAAGCCAAATGGCCAAAGAAACTAAATGgcacaagaaaaacacaaactcaCTGGCTAAGGTGTAAACACTTCATGGAATCTTCTTATTTCTGTAACTTGTGTTGATGTTTACATTTAACCAAATGATGCCGGATTTTGGCCAGACATTGAGGATCCAAAGATTTACTTTATTACAATTCACTGAGACATAAGGAGCATGACTGGAGTAAGTCAAACAGTACATGTAAAATCGGCAAGTTTCCATGACACCAGTAATTAACTGTAATTAACGTAATTACGTTCACACATAGAATTAATGGTTCCCCTATTTTGggcaaaaaggaaaacatttggaGTAGCTTCTTTTGCCTGTGGTTTTGAcataaaaaactgaatggtGGCTTATTTTGAGAGGATATTAAATTTACAGTTACAAGCTGTACACTGACTACAGTACTTCACATTGTAGCAAAGTGTTATCTCTTCCACGTTGATAAACAATTGAAAAATTAGTATGCTCCTTTTTTGACATACTAACTTTCAAAATACAAGAAATTGTGTTGCgtaaagaaacacacacaaacaaacaaaaatacgaTTATAGTGGAATGGTAAATGGACTGCACTTATATTGCGCTTTATCGACACCGTATGGTCCCCAAAGCACTTTTACAATGCCTCACATTCActcatccacacacacatttatatacCAATGGGAGGCTGCTGCAATGCAAGGTTCTGCCAGGCCCATTGGGAGCAAATTGGGTTCAGCGTCTTGCTCAAGGTGTAACCTTAATTTGGCTGCATATTCTTTACAGCACTGTTCAGCTTGCTTCTCTGGATTATGCTCTTGGGATGCATCCATTTCGGTGCGTTGTGTGATTTGAATTTGGTGGTACTGTGTGTTCCAAGGGGCGGCTTGGTAGCGCaatggttagcacgtctgcctaaCACTTAGGAAGGTGctggttcgattccacctccaaccctccctgtgtggagtttgcatgttctccccgtggccgcgtgggttttcttcgggcactccggtttccttccacatcccaaaaacatgcttggtaggccaaatGATCACTCCAAATAGCCCcaagtgtgagtgcgagtgtggatgattgtcgtctctgtgtgccctgcgattggctggcaaccggttcagggtgtcccccgcctactgcccgatgaaaatagaaaatggatggatggatgtgtgttCCAATGTCAGTATTTTGTATCTCCTGATTGGATTAGATAGTTTGTGTAGTAGCGGTAGAAGTAAGGATGCTAAAGTGATGGATTTGCAATGTGGGCTTAAAACTGTTACTTGTTTGACTGACATTCACCAGGTATTTTTTCTCTCAGTCTTTGTATGTTTCAATTCCTTGAGCTCTTTGAGGACATGATCTGCCTTATTTAGTTTTTCCATTGCCTTCATCAGCAGATTCCCTGGTATGGATGCTTCATCTCCTTCCATATGGGACTGGCACACACTGCTCATTAGCTCGCTTGTCTCTTGCATTTCCAGAGTCaactcattttcaagtgtGATCAAGTCAACCTCATTTCTCATGAAAGCCTCTGAATGGCACCGCGAAGAAATAGTATGTGATGAGTCAGACAGCAGATTTCCAAAGGAGACAGATCTAATCTTGGTTGACAGAGGCATAGACTTAAATTGTCGACACATTGAGCCCTTAGATTGATTTTTTGTTGTAGCAGTGACTGCTGCCTGCATCAAATTACCATCGCTACTAATGTTCAGAACATCTGTATCTGAATCACTAACTGCGGTTTTAGACATTCTAAATGTGTTTTCGTGTCCAGTTACTGCACTCTTTGCATTTAGATGTTGAAACCAACCTACACATTCATTATCTGAATTTATTCTCTTTTCTTGTGGTGTTGGCAAAAACATTTGGCTGTAATTGGTGGGGTCGTTCAGCAAACTATCATTGgagagggaagaaaaacaaaccaattTTTTAAGCCAAGAAGCGTGATCTTCTTCCTCTTGAGATTTAGTTGTGACTTCTATAGGTTGGATGTTAAATTTAGATGAAagagaatgttttttgttggggCTTAGTGGAGGAAaaactgtctttctttctgtggGTATCATTATCTTTGAACCAGGCATTTGTGGAATGATTTTTGCCTTGTCATTTTCCATAATGATTCCTTCTATGCATGTAGTTGTACCATCACCAACATGAAGAAGagtttgatattttttctgaGGTAGTCTTGctgtatcatttttattttcttgttgcttgtcctcattgctgtctggggGACGTTCGGCCTTTTGGTTTGGTGCCGAAAGAACGAAGGAAGGCTTCATGTCTTTGGGTGGTGGGTTTGGAGGGTGGGTGTGATGTTTCAGTTGATAATTTCCTGCAAGTTCACTCGAGGGGCTGCTTGAGTGACTGGGAAGCGATGATGGACTTTCAATGGGTAGCTTCAAGACCTTTAAGTCATAaaccaaatatatttttatgataCAAATAGAtactattttatatttgatgaCTTTAGTAACATGCAAACTTGACTATTTTGTTGCATGTAAATTTTCTGTATATTGTAATTTTTCTGGAAACCAACCTTTAAGTCAGTCTGGGTTTCTGCAAGTAGATTCTCTGCACCCTCAGTGAAATTACACTGAAGCACAAATTTGTTAGATTCTCGAGGCATGTCAGTGTCATCACTATTGGCATCATATGTCCCATTCGGCACTGCAGCATTTAAAAGGTCAAGATCCAAGCGCAGCATGCCTTCAGATGACAACTCTGCAACCTTAAAGGGGAAAGGAATATCATGATCATATAGCTTTAAAGTAAATCTGATGATGCTATGCATTATAGCATCAACAACATTAACATCAACAACCGATGACTCTGATTGCATGCAGAcaaaatcattattttaacAAAGCACCATTTCAACACGGCCTCATTTT
The window above is part of the Syngnathus acus chromosome 3, fSynAcu1.2, whole genome shotgun sequence genome. Proteins encoded here:
- the plekho2 gene encoding uncharacterized protein plekho2 isoform X3; this encodes MENATHDHQAPSNNPEFLGKAGWVKKAPCRLLASYKDSYIHVDKTAIAVYQNEDLTNCIESLDLQNYDKCHELKSRLMRKHRLILIRSPKTANEVKMDENSNLQHLTRTRPKGNRNRRPPTRIHMKEVAELSSEGMLRLDLDLLNAAVPNGTYDANSDDTDMPRESNKFVLQCNFTEGAENLLAETQTDLKVLKLPIESPSSLPSHSSSPSSELAGNYQLKHHTHPPNPPPKDMKPSFVLSAPNQKAERPPDSNEDKQQENKNDTARLPQKKYQTLLHVGDGTTTCIEGIIMENDKAKIIPQMPGSKIMIPTERKTVFPPLSPNKKHSLSSKFNIQPIEVTTKSQEEEDHASWLKKLVCFSSLSNDSLLNDPTNYSQMFLPTPQEKRINSDNECVGWFQHLNAKSAVTGHENTFRMSKTAVSDSDTDVLNISSDGNLMQAAVTATTKNQSKGSMCRQFKSMPLSTKIRSVSFGNLLSDSSHTISSRCHSEAFMRNEVDLITLENELTLEMQETSELMSSVCQSHMEGDEASIPGNLLMKAMEKLNKADHVLKELKELKHTKTERKNTW
- the plekho2 gene encoding uncharacterized protein plekho2 isoform X2, with protein sequence MENATHDHQAPSNNPEFLGKAGWVKKAPCRLLASYKDSYIHVDKTAIAVYQNEDLTNCIESLDLQNYDKCHELKSRLMRKHRLILIRSPKTANEIRNIKFQVQTEEEKEAWIQALNDGINRAKNKVLDEVAELSSEGMLRLDLDLLNAAVPNGTYDANSDDTDMPRESNKFVLQCNFTEGAENLLAETQTDLKVLKLPIESPSSLPSHSSSPSSELAGNYQLKHHTHPPNPPPKDMKPSFVLSAPNQKAERPPDSNEDKQQENKNDTARLPQKKYQTLLHVGDGTTTCIEGIIMENDKAKIIPQMPGSKIMIPTERKTVFPPLSPNKKHSLSSKFNIQPIEVTTKSQEEEDHASWLKKLVCFSSLSNDSLLNDPTNYSQMFLPTPQEKRINSDNECVGWFQHLNAKSAVTGHENTFRMSKTAVSDSDTDVLNISSDGNLMQAAVTATTKNQSKGSMCRQFKSMPLSTKIRSVSFGNLLSDSSHTISSRCHSEAFMRNEVDLITLENELTLEMQETSELMSSVCQSHMEGDEASIPGNLLMKAMEKLNKADHVLKELKELKHTKTERKNTW
- the plekho2 gene encoding uncharacterized protein plekho2 isoform X1 gives rise to the protein MENATHDHQAPSNNPEFLGKAGWVKKAPCRLLASYKDSYIHVDKTAIAVYQNEDLTNCIESLDLQNYDKCHELKSRLMRKHRLILIRSPKTANEIRNIKFQVQTEEEKEAWIQALNDGINRAKNKVLDEVKMDENSNLQHLTRTRPKGNRNRRPPTRIHMKEVAELSSEGMLRLDLDLLNAAVPNGTYDANSDDTDMPRESNKFVLQCNFTEGAENLLAETQTDLKVLKLPIESPSSLPSHSSSPSSELAGNYQLKHHTHPPNPPPKDMKPSFVLSAPNQKAERPPDSNEDKQQENKNDTARLPQKKYQTLLHVGDGTTTCIEGIIMENDKAKIIPQMPGSKIMIPTERKTVFPPLSPNKKHSLSSKFNIQPIEVTTKSQEEEDHASWLKKLVCFSSLSNDSLLNDPTNYSQMFLPTPQEKRINSDNECVGWFQHLNAKSAVTGHENTFRMSKTAVSDSDTDVLNISSDGNLMQAAVTATTKNQSKGSMCRQFKSMPLSTKIRSVSFGNLLSDSSHTISSRCHSEAFMRNEVDLITLENELTLEMQETSELMSSVCQSHMEGDEASIPGNLLMKAMEKLNKADHVLKELKELKHTKTERKNTW